GAATAACCTAGCTATCCTGGGAGTCGCAGAGCGATATAAATCAAAAGGTCGCCATATCATCTCTCAAGCGACGGAACACAGCGCGGTAATGGATCCATTAAGGGTCCTAGAGACTCAGGGTTATGACGTCACCATTCTACCAGTTGATGCGCACGGACACATACGAATCAACGACCTAAGGGAAGCCATCCGCGAAGACACAATTCTCTGCTCTATCATGGCTGCCAATAACGAAGTCGGCACAAGAATGCCCGTGGCCGAGATAGGTGAGATCTGCCATGAAAGAGGAGTCCTTTTTCATAGTGATGCGGTCCAGGCCTGTGGCCGGCTCGATATTGATGTTCAGAAACTGAACATCGACCTACTCTCACTCTCGGCACATAAGATTTACGGACCCAAAGGCATCGGTGCTCTTTATGTGAGGCGAAAAGGACCAAGAGTAAGCCTCGTACCGCAAATTCACGGCGGGGGGCATGAACGCGGATTTAGATCAGGCACTCTCAATGTCCCCGGTATTG
The sequence above is drawn from the Deltaproteobacteria bacterium genome and encodes:
- a CDS encoding cysteine desulfurase, which encodes NNLAILGVAERYKSKGRHIISQATEHSAVMDPLRVLETQGYDVTILPVDAHGHIRINDLREAIREDTILCSIMAANNEVGTRMPVAEIGEICHERGVLFHSDAVQACGRLDIDVQKLNIDLLSLSAHKIYGPKGIGALYVRRKGPRVSLVPQIHGGGHERGFRSGTLNVPGIVGLGEACRLVTEDLEKDVKRISLLTSQLADGIQGLVPSAQINGPTENRLPGNWNISIQGVGAERLMLSMRDLAISSGAACATAQTGPSHVLKAMGHTDERCHGSLRFGIGRFNTENEVSLATQMVAKAYAQLSQKPA